Genomic window (Equus przewalskii isolate Varuska chromosome 12, EquPr2, whole genome shotgun sequence):
CCTGCCCTCACCCGGCCTCACCACAGCTTCCTGCTGCAGGCGGGTGCGGAGGAGAGCCGGGTGTCGAACAGAGGGGCAGGTAGGGCTGGGGTGCAGGGTCCACGCAGGGTGGCTGGTGCCCCAGACTCCAGCCCAGGCCTTGGCTTGGCTGCCCTGGGATCAAGGGTCTTCCAGAGCCAGTCCTGACCCCCAGTCAGCCTAGCAAGGGGGGGCGATCCAGGGCCCCCAAGCAGGGCACAGCTGCCCCCCACCCAGCTCCAGCCTGGTACCTGCTGGGCCCTGCACCCTGCCGGCCCACTCCTTGCCCTGCACCAGCTCTGCCCCGAGGGGCCTGTGGCGAGCAGCCAGGCCTGGTCCAAGCTCTCTCCTGCAGATGGAGGCGGCCATCCTGATCCCCTCCGTGCTGGGccccctgctgctgcctctctTGGCCGTGTTGCTGATGGCACTGTGTGTGCGCTGCCGAGAGCTGCCAGGTGAGTGGGAGCTTGTGGGGTGACCCAATGTTTGGACACACTGACAGGGGTCCTCACCCCGCCCCCCCAACCCCTTACTCCGTCTTTAACCTTCCCTAATTCTGTCCTGCGCGCGGAGACGCTGAGAGCACCCGACGCCATCACCCTCAACCCTCTTCATTCCCTTTTCCTGCCTCACCAGCCCTCTCTTCCCCCAGGCTCATATGACAGTGCTGCCACTGATAGGTGAGTCGCCCCATTGACCCTGCGTCTCTCTCAGTACCCgtgtggggctgggctgggaggctggCTGGGCCTCTCCTGGCCATTTCTCCAGCTGTGTCTCTCCTGCTAGCTTGACCCCAAGCAGCATCGTGATCAAACGGCCTCGTGAGTACACGGAGGGTCCCTCCCTTGAGGGTAGGAGAGAGGGTCCCCTGGAGTATGAGAGAGCGTGTGCCTTTGTTCAGATTCCCCCTGTGGTGTCCACATGGCCTTGACCtgagctggggatggggagggaaatGGGTGCCCTTAGGCCTGTCCAGGGCATGGGGGTTTCAGGGGTTAGCCTGCCCCTGAGGCCTCAACGAAGGTAGGGGCGTGATGTCTGGAGTCGTTCCTTCAACTTGGTCCTGTGTCCTCAGCAACACTTGTCCCATGGCCACCAGCCACTTCCTACCCGCCTGTTACCTCATTTCCACCCCTGAGCCAGCCAGACCTGCTCCCCATCCCGTAAGTAGCCCCTTCTTCTCCAGATTCCCCGCTTTACTCCTCACCTCCTTGGATTGGGGCCTCTTTCTCTCTTATAACCCCTGTTGTCCCAGAGCCCCACCCCAGCATGACCTCTAACCTTTGACTTCCAGGAGATCCCCACAGCCCCCCGGGGGCTCCCACCACATGCCATCTTCCCGGCAAGGCTCGGATGGTGGTAAGCATGGAgcggggcctgggggctggggctgcgcGGAGGCTAGGCCCTGCCTGAGCTGACACagtctccctcactctctctttgCAGCCAACAGTGTGGCGAGCTATGAGAATGAGGGTGCGTCTGGGCCGGGTGCCCTCGCTCGGGGGAGGCTGAGGCCTGCTCTGGGCTTTGCTGACCCCTGTGTCGTTACCCCCAGAGCCGGTCTGTGAGGACGCGGAGGACGACGAGGATGAGGAGGACTATCACAACGAGGGCTACTTGTGAGTGGCCAGGCgggaggagggggctgaggcCGGGGGTCCTCGCTCACCTTCCTCTTGACCTCCCCACAGGGTTGTGCTTCCTGACCCTGCCCCGACCACCACCGCCAGCACCGTCGTCCCACCAGCTCCCGTGTCCAAGAACCCCGGCCTCCGGGACAGCGCCTTCTCCAGTGAGTCGGCCGTTTCTGGCCACTCTCCAGCGCCTCCGCGCCGCAGCCCCTCcgctcctctctctcctgttatTTCTTTGCTGCTCGCTACCCCTCCgtgttctctcctctctctagaACTCTTGTCCTTCAGATAGTGGACTTCCTGCTccaatcttctcattttcttactttttctcttctctttcctatctttttgtcttttccttttattgtcgGTGAGATTTCcttgactttcttcttcttttgactccattcttttactttctctctcaaaaaagaaaagctctttcTTGATCTCTGACTATTCCTTTTTTATAGCCTCCTGTTCATGGAGCTAGTATCCTCTGGTACATCTCTAAGGGTATTGATTATGCGTTGTCTTTTTTGGGTTGTTTTGGGAgttttcctctgcctcctgcatTTCTTCCGTTTCCTTTGAGCTGCTTTTCCCCCTTTGCTTTGGTCGCCTCCTGCCTGTGAGCTGGCTTCCTCAGTGTCGCTGATCATCAGGGCTCTCCTACTGTCCTCTCCCTCTATCCTCGCTCTGGGCCATGCCTTCTACACCCTGGCTTCATTTGCTGTCCATATTCCCAACTTGccgcctctctcctgggctccagaTCATTTGTCCAAGTGCTTCTTTTCGTTCGttccttccttcactcactcattcatttgtcaTATTCACTGGGGCCTCTGATACAACAGCTAATGGGCTGGAGTCATGATAAAAGAGCTAGGGTTTGTTGAGGGCCTGCTCCATGCCCTGCTAAGAGTTTTCCATGTACTAACTTATTAAATGTCACAATGCCCAGGTGCTGTTGAGCCTGTCCCTtcccttcctgtgcctcagttgtCCCGTCTGTATGATGACAGCGCTTACTATATGACAGGCCCTGTTTTAGTATTCGCTgctttaatcctcaaaacagccctTGGAGGGGGGAACTGTTACTCGCCCTATTTTGTAGTTGAGAAAACAGACCTTGAGAATTAGGTAGCTTGTCTGAGGTTACAAAGTTAGTGCTGGTGCTGGATTTGAACCTGgatagtctggctccag
Coding sequences:
- the LAT gene encoding linker for activation of T-cells family member 1 isoform X1, coding for MSHAHVSPRACPSWQVGQRRGGGGQCSVPLWIPSGRASLPAAFLGRGCGGSGCWPASLPSSCWRVRRRAGCRTEGQMEAAILIPSVLGPLLLPLLAVLLMALCVRCRELPGSYDSAATDSLTPSSIVIKRPPTLVPWPPATSYPPVTSFPPLSQPDLLPIPRSPQPPGGSHHMPSSRQGSDGANSVASYENEEPVCEDAEDDEDEEDYHNEGYLVVLPDPAPTTTASTVVPPAPVSKNPGLRDSAFSMESGEDYVNVPESEESADASLGEWLVSPWCPLRVHLLSLTLTPHPHSQCVWAPPLGVPTTSSTPPSPSAWVLSCSFQCGRLSF
- the LAT gene encoding linker for activation of T-cells family member 1 isoform X2, with amino-acid sequence MSHAHVSPRACPSWQVGQRRGGGGQCSVPLWIPSGRASLPAAFLGRGCGGSGCWPASLPSSCWRVRRRAGCRTEGQMEAAILIPSVLGPLLLPLLAVLLMALCVRCRELPGSYDSAATDSLTPSSIVIKRPPTLVPWPPATSYPPVTSFPPLSQPDLLPIPRSPQPPGGSHHMPSSRQGSDGANSVASYENEEPVCEDAEDDEDEEDYHNEGYLVVLPDPAPTTTASTVVPPAPVSKNPGLRDSAFSMESGEDYVNVPESEESADASLDGSREYVNVSQELQPTARTEPATRKAQRVEDEEEGAPDYENLQELN
- the LAT gene encoding linker for activation of T-cells family member 1 isoform X3, yielding MEAAILIPSVLGPLLLPLLAVLLMALCVRCRELPGSYDSAATDSLTPSSIVIKRPPTLVPWPPATSYPPVTSFPPLSQPDLLPIPRSPQPPGGSHHMPSSRQGSDGANSVASYENEEPVCEDAEDDEDEEDYHNEGYLVVLPDPAPTTTASTVVPPAPVSKNPGLRDSAFSMESGEDYVNVPESEESADASLGEWLVSPWCPLRVHLLSLTLTPHPHSQCVWAPPLGVPTTSSTPPSPSAWVLSCSFQCGRLSF
- the LAT gene encoding linker for activation of T-cells family member 1 isoform X4, which produces MEAAILIPSVLGPLLLPLLAVLLMALCVRCRELPGSYDSAATDSLTPSSIVIKRPPTLVPWPPATSYPPVTSFPPLSQPDLLPIPRSPQPPGGSHHMPSSRQGSDGANSVASYENEEPVCEDAEDDEDEEDYHNEGYLVVLPDPAPTTTASTVVPPAPVSKNPGLRDSAFSMESGEDYVNVPESEESADASLDGSREYVNVSQELQPTARTEPATRKAQRVEDEEEGAPDYENLQELN